From the genome of Aspergillus chevalieri M1 DNA, chromosome 8, nearly complete sequence, one region includes:
- a CDS encoding DNL-type zinc finger protein (BUSCO:EOG092658X5;~COG:S;~EggNog:ENOG410PPMN;~InterPro:IPR024158,IPR007853;~PFAM:PF05180;~go_function: GO:0008270 - zinc ion binding [Evidence IEA]) — MRPSSLSYGLRALKTSLPRTAISRTTIRPFSQLINRLPSSSTQLPKPQRPTITYHVLRFNYSSSSSSTGQSPLTDRQTDAQSDAQHEEQNRLRREQEPAYQITFTCKPCGERSSHRMSKHGYHKGTVLIRCPSCHNRHVIADHLNIFFDKKTTLEDIMEKQGDKVTRGYLEGDMEFWDDGVAFKRDGQGEKSGDGQS, encoded by the coding sequence ATGCGTCCTTCATCGCTGTCCTACGGCCTCCGGGCTCTGAAAACCTCTCTCCCTAGAACAGCTATCTCCCGCACAACCATTCGCCCATTCTCCCAATTGATCAACCGCCTACCTTCATCCTCAACACAACTCCCAAAGCCCCAGAGACCAACCATCACATACCACGTACTCAGATTCAATtattcctcctcctcttcctcaaccGGCCAGTCACCTCTCACCGACCGCCAAACAGATGCGCAATCCGACGCccaacatgaagaacagaacCGCCTGCGCCGCGAACAAGAACCCGCATACCAAATCACCTTCACCTGCAAACCATGCGGAGAACGTTCATCGCACCGCATGTCTAAGCATGGATATCACAAGGGGACGGTTTTGATTCGGTGCCCGTCTTGCCATAACAGACATGTTATCGCTGATCATCTGAACATCTTCTTCGATAAGAAGACTACGTTGGAGGATATCATGGAGAAGCAGGGGGACAAGGTCACGAGGGGTTACTTGGAAGGTGACATGGAGTTTTGGGATGATGGGGTTGCGTTTAAGAGGGATGGTCAAGGGGAGAAGTCCGGTGATGGACAATCGTAA
- the CUL3 gene encoding cullin family protein (COG:O;~EggNog:ENOG410PFEU;~InterPro:IPR036317,IPR036388,IPR001373,IPR019559, IPR036390,IPR016159,IPR016158,IPR016157;~PFAM:PF10557,PF00888;~go_component: GO:0031461 - cullin-RING ubiquitin ligase complex [Evidence IEA];~go_function: GO:0031625 - ubiquitin protein ligase binding [Evidence IEA];~go_process: GO:0006511 - ubiquitin-dependent protein catabolic process [Evidence IEA]), which yields MAMRARKKIHAPRRGMMSNNVNTFDETWDVLASSLREIHTKNASSLSFEELYRKAYRIVLMGKCGDLYERVKQLEGEWLGQEIQKRITASITSSLLLAKEPVDVQDQSNERRAAGEKFLSVLREAWEDHQLCMGMITDVLMYMDRVVTTEHRKPSIYVATMAIFRDCVIRSNVRPDSDSVVGDVLKDTVLFMIQLERAGHVIERPLIRHCIYMLEGLYETITEEESSKLYLTIFEPAFIETSRSFYRTEGQRILEMADAATFCKITTNRIAEERERCLYTLSTLTESKIKDVLDEELISRHIAEVVNLEGTGVRSMIDNDRVDVLASIYELNSRVDKKKAPLTLAVQKRIVEMGQEINASATSAQSTKPGEKETNGDKKSEKEKEKEKPINQQTMSAIKWVDDILALKSKFDRIWKESFKQDQGMEGAMMNSFSEFINSNSRSSEYLSLFFDENLKKGIKGKTESEVDSLLDNGITLLRYVKDKDLFETYYKKHLSRRLLMKRSVSMDAERQMISKMKVEVGNQFTQRLESMFRDMTVSDDLTSSYKDHIKKTGDPDQKKVDLEINVLTSTMWPMEIMSNNKDGEVQLPCIFPKEIESTKQSFEQFYLSKHSGRKLSWQANMGTADVRATFQRSNGKVQRHELNVSTYAMVILVLFNDVPAGESLTYEEIQARTRIPNHDLIRNLQSLAVAPKTRVLKKEPMSKDVKPTDKFFFNHDFQSPFMKVRIGVVSGGANKVENQDQRKETEQKMNEERGASIEAAVVRIMKQRKKLIHSQLMNEVLSQLSGRFSPDINMVKKRIESLIDREYLERVAEEPPTYGYIA from the exons ATGGCGATGAGGGCCAGGAAGAAGATTCATGCACCGCGAAGG GGTATGATGTCTAACAACGTTAACACCTTTGACGAAACGTGGGATGTCCTGGCATCGTCCTTGAGAGAGATTCACACGAAAAATGCGTCCTCACTCTCCTTCGAAGAGCTATACCGAAAAGCGTACCGGATCGTATTGATGGGGAAATGTGGAGACCTTTACGAGCGGGTAAAACAACTGGAAGGGGAATGGCTTGGACAAGAGATTCAGAAACGGATCACTGCGTCAATCACGTCGAGCCTACTATTGGCAAAAGAGCCGGTTGACGTTCAAGACCAGTCAAACGAGAGACGGGCCGCAGGAGAAAAGTTTTTGTCTGTGTTGAGAGAAGCGTGGGAAGACCACCAGTTGTGTATGGGCATGATCACAGATGTTCTTATGTACATG GACCGAGTCGTTACTACGGAACACCGGAAACCGTCCATCTACGTCGCAACTATGGCCATCTTCCGCGACTGTGTGATACGGTCGAATGTACGCCCCGATTCAGattccgtggttggtgatgTCTTAAAGGATACCGTGCTGTTCATGATTCAGCTCGAACGGGCAGGACATGTCATCGAACGACCATTGATACGACATTGCATTTACATGCTCGAAGGGCTATACGAGACCATAACAGAGGAAGAGTCATCAAAGCTATACCTAACCATATTCGAGCCGGCGTTCATCGAGACGAGCAGAAGTTTTTACCGGACAGAGGGGCAGCGGATACTGGAAATGGCAGACGCGGCTACATTCTGCAAGATCACCACAAATCGGATCGCAGAGGAGCGGGAGCGATGCCTATACACATTATCCACCCTTACGGAATCGAAGATCAAAGATGTGCTGGACGAAGAGTTGATTAGCAGACACATTGCTGAAGTCGTCAACCTTGAGGGCACTGGTGTCCGGAGTATGATCGATAATGACCGGGTTGACGTTCTGGCAAGCATCTACGAGCTCAACTCCCGAGTTGACAAGAAGAAAGCGCCTTTAACATTGGCTGTGCAGAAGCGGATAGTGGAAATGGGGCAGGAAATCAACGCCTCAGCGACTTCTGCCCAGTCCACAAAGCCGGGTGAGAAAGAAACAAACGGCGATAAGAAATCtgaaaaagagaaggagaaggagaagcccATAAACCAGCAAACAATGTCTGCCATCAAGTGGGTGGACGATATTCTGGCCCTCAAGAGCAAATTCGACCGGATTTGGAAGGAGTCTTTCAAGCAAGATCAGGGCATGGAAGGTGCAATGATGAACAGCTTCTCAGAGTTCATTAACTCGAATTCTCGTAGCTCGGAGTACCTTTCTCTGTTCTTTGATGAGAACCTGAAAAAGGGCATCAAGGGCAAGACGGAGAGCGAAGTCGACTCTCTTCTCGACAACGGTATCACCCTTCTTCGTTATGTTAAGGACAAGGATCTTTTCGAAACATACTACAAGAAACACCTTTCCCGCCGTCTCCTCATGAAGCGCTCAGTCAGCATGGACGCAGAACGACAAATGATCTCCAAGATGAAGGTGGAAGTCGGAAACCAGTTCACACAGCGCCTGGAATCCATGTTCAGGGATATGACTGTCTCCGATGACCTAACTTCCAGCTACAAGGATCACATCAAGAAGACCGGCGACCCTGATCAAAAGAAGGTTGATTTGGAAATCAATGTCCTCACCAGCACAATGTGGCCGATGGAGATCATGTCGAACAACAAGGATGGTGAAGTACAGCTCCCGTGTATCTTTCCGAAGGAAATCGAGAGCACCAAGCAAAGCTTCGAACAATTCTACCTCAGCAAGCACAGCGGCCGAAAGCTCTCGTGGCAAGCCAACATGGGCACTGCGGATGTCCGGGCAACGTTCCAAAGATCGAACGGCAAAGTGCAACGACATGAACTCAACGTGTCTACCTACGCCATGGTCATCTTGGTCCTCTTCAACGACGTCCCAGCAGGAGAATCCCTCACATACGAGGAAATCCAAGCACGAACACGTATTCCAAACCATGATTTGATCCGGAACCTGCAATCGCTTGCCGTCGCGCCCAAGACAAGGGTACTGAAAAAGGAACCAATGAGCAAAGACGTGAAGCCAACAGATAaattcttcttcaaccacgACTTTCAAAGCCCGTTCATGAAGGTTCGAATTGGCGTCGTCAGCGGCGGAGCCAATAAGGTAGAGAACCAAGACCAGCGCAAAGAGACCGAACAGAAGATGAATGAGGAGCGTGGAGCTAGTATTGAAGCTGCTGTTGTGCGGATTATGAA ACAACGCAAGAAGCTAATCCACTCGCAGCTTATGAACGAAGTCCTTTCTCAGTTATCTGGCCGTTTCTCTCCTGACATCAACATGGTGAAAAAACGTATCGAGAGTTTGATTGATCGTGAATACCTTGAACGTGTCGCTGAGGAACCCCCTACGTATGGGTATATTGCATAG